Proteins co-encoded in one Papaver somniferum cultivar HN1 chromosome 5, ASM357369v1, whole genome shotgun sequence genomic window:
- the LOC113277503 gene encoding PI-PLC X domain-containing protein At5g67130-like isoform X2 codes for MGVFTNILRIAISAFFISTFATACSNGQCKLLDECSSDGDCEAGLYCFSCAMEFSGSRCVRSTATDQFKLLNNSLPYNKYAYLTTHNAFAIDGEPSHAGVPRITFNNQEDTITQQLNNGVRALMLDTYDFEDDIWLCHSAEGKCHHITAFEPALDTLKEIEAFLAANPSEIVTLILEDYVKTPNGLTNVFTAAGLMKYWFPVSKMPRNGNDWPLVSDMVANNQRLVVFTSRKSKQQSEGIAYQWDYMVENQYGQGGMKEGECPNRGESSPLNDKTKSLVLVNYFGTIPIKQVTCEQNSGDLINMLKTCYAAAGNRWANFAAVDFYKRSGGGGTFQVVDTLNGELLCGCDDVHACVSGSSGACKRS; via the exons ATGGGGGTTTTTACAAACATATTGCGCATAGCAATTTCAGCTTTCTTCATCAGTACCTTTGCTACTGCTTGTTCTAATGGCCAGTGCAAG CTTCTCGATGAATGTTCGTCGGATGGAGATTGCGAGGCTGGACTGTATTGCTTTTCCTGCGCAATGGAATTCTCTGGCTCGAGATGCGTAAGATCAACAGCTACAGATCAATTCAAGTTGCTA AATAATTCATTACCTTACAATAAATACGCCTACTTGACAACGCATAACGCTTTTGCGATCGACGGTGAACCATCACATGCCGGAGTTCCCCGTATTACCTTCAATAATCAAGAAGACACCATCACACAACAGCTAAAT AATGGGGTTAGAGCTTTGATGTTGGATACTTATGATTTCGAAGATGATATATGGTTGTGTCATTCGGCAGAGGGGAAATGTCATCATATTACAGCATTT GAACCAGCTCTGGACACGTTGAAGGAAATTGAAGCATTTTTAGCAGCAAATCCATCAGAAATCGTTACATTGATATTAGAGGATTATGTTAAAACCCCTAATGGGTTGACAAATGTATTTACAGCTGCTGGTCTAATGAAATATTGGTTCCCAGTATCAAAAATGCCTCGAAATGGAAATGATTGGCCCTTAGTAAGTGATATGGTTGCAAATAACCAGAGACTTGTTGTTTTCACTTCTCGAAAGTCTAAACAACAAAGTGAAGGAATTGCTTATCAATGGGATTACATGGTTGAGAACCAGT atgGGCAAGGAGGGATGAAAGAGGGAGAATGCCCTAACCGAGGCGAATCAAGCCCACTTAATGATAAGACGAAATCGTTAGTTTTGGTGAACTATTTTGGTACAATTCCTATTAAGCAAGTAACTTGTGAACAAAACTCTGGGGATCTCATCAACATGCTTAAAACATGTTATGCTGCAGCGGGTAATCGTTGGGCTAACTTCGCGGCTGTCGACTTTTACAAG AGGAGTGGTGGAGGAGGAACATTTCAAGTGGTCGATACTCTGAATGGAGAGCTTTTGTGTGGATGTGATGATGTTCATGCATGCGTG TCTGGGTCATCAGGAGCTTGCAAGCGTTCATAA
- the LOC113277503 gene encoding PI-PLC X domain-containing protein At5g67130-like isoform X1 — protein MGVFTNILRIAISAFFISTFATACSNGQCKLLDECSSDGDCEAGLYCFSCAMEFSGSRCVRSTATDQFKLLNNSLPYNKYAYLTTHNAFAIDGEPSHAGVPRITFNNQEDTITQQLNNGVRALMLDTYDFEDDIWLCHSAEGKCHHITAFEPALDTLKEIEAFLAANPSEIVTLILEDYVKTPNGLTNVFTAAGLMKYWFPVSKMPRNGNDWPLVSDMVANNQRLVVFTSRKSKQQSEGIAYQWDYMVENQYGQGGMKEGECPNRGESSPLNDKTKSLVLVNYFGTIPIKQVTCEQNSGDLINMLKTCYAAAGNRWANFAAVDFYKRSGGGGTFQVVDTLNGELLCGCDDVHACVAIWVIRSLQAFIMGMIYSIHQD, from the exons ATGGGGGTTTTTACAAACATATTGCGCATAGCAATTTCAGCTTTCTTCATCAGTACCTTTGCTACTGCTTGTTCTAATGGCCAGTGCAAG CTTCTCGATGAATGTTCGTCGGATGGAGATTGCGAGGCTGGACTGTATTGCTTTTCCTGCGCAATGGAATTCTCTGGCTCGAGATGCGTAAGATCAACAGCTACAGATCAATTCAAGTTGCTA AATAATTCATTACCTTACAATAAATACGCCTACTTGACAACGCATAACGCTTTTGCGATCGACGGTGAACCATCACATGCCGGAGTTCCCCGTATTACCTTCAATAATCAAGAAGACACCATCACACAACAGCTAAAT AATGGGGTTAGAGCTTTGATGTTGGATACTTATGATTTCGAAGATGATATATGGTTGTGTCATTCGGCAGAGGGGAAATGTCATCATATTACAGCATTT GAACCAGCTCTGGACACGTTGAAGGAAATTGAAGCATTTTTAGCAGCAAATCCATCAGAAATCGTTACATTGATATTAGAGGATTATGTTAAAACCCCTAATGGGTTGACAAATGTATTTACAGCTGCTGGTCTAATGAAATATTGGTTCCCAGTATCAAAAATGCCTCGAAATGGAAATGATTGGCCCTTAGTAAGTGATATGGTTGCAAATAACCAGAGACTTGTTGTTTTCACTTCTCGAAAGTCTAAACAACAAAGTGAAGGAATTGCTTATCAATGGGATTACATGGTTGAGAACCAGT atgGGCAAGGAGGGATGAAAGAGGGAGAATGCCCTAACCGAGGCGAATCAAGCCCACTTAATGATAAGACGAAATCGTTAGTTTTGGTGAACTATTTTGGTACAATTCCTATTAAGCAAGTAACTTGTGAACAAAACTCTGGGGATCTCATCAACATGCTTAAAACATGTTATGCTGCAGCGGGTAATCGTTGGGCTAACTTCGCGGCTGTCGACTTTTACAAG AGGAGTGGTGGAGGAGGAACATTTCAAGTGGTCGATACTCTGAATGGAGAGCTTTTGTGTGGATGTGATGATGTTCATGCATGCGTGGCAA TCTGGGTCATCAGGAGCTTGCAAGCGTTCATAATGGGAATGATATACAGTATACACCAAgattaa